From a region of the Hymenobacter jejuensis genome:
- a CDS encoding TonB-dependent receptor plug domain-containing protein, with amino-acid sequence MSRSRLVVTLLGSVLILALVSAFRPSDDESFLRKIAAQLTKFYTGAFPEKSYLHLDKPLYATGETIWFKAYVVDASQHRPDTLSRVVYVDLLSPTQKVVMQRVLRLTNGTAHGDFALPDTLTQGLYTVRAYTNWMRNQGPEYFFTKQIPIWLSGLGATAVPTRRLTNAKSVNPGAVAKPDVQFFPEGGNLVAGLESIVGFKATDGSGHGLDVEGFVEDEQGTKVAVFRSKRLGMGRFAFRPEAGKRYKAKASWPGGAVQEYSLPEVRPTGFVLSAGEALGYINVAIRRKSGAGVPAEQVALVAQVRGQLVYAGRGQLDDEAGFVARIPKSKFPDGVVHFTLFDGQQAAQCERLMFVQSAQNMRVTITPDKPVYATREKVDLSVEVADAQGKPVAAQLSLAVNNTQLVATNPGQADIRTHLLLTSDLKGYVEDPGYYFASFNFETSQALDNLLLTQGWRRFVWKELLADQFQPYDFALEQSLSIGGQVLRTTNKPAPATQVVLFRSKPTASILLTETGPTGRFIFGGFDGKDTARIVVSTKPGKGIRNPVIRLDGRWPAAAPLLGARALETDLQAIDYLQQSRKQQVADQQYHPDPTRRIMLGNVTVQGRKVVPPDARRIYGTPDAAIRVSQLPFATRNFSVFQMLQGRVPGVVVSGSPPFMRAEIRGATSIMGSNEPLYLLDGVTVDADAINSLTVAEVESIEVLKGPSAAIFGSRGAGGVIAVLTKRGSSDDLPRESQLAQTVTAIIPKYYQAREFYAPKYDGSAKLPRDSDFRSATLYWNPNVATDATGKARVSFYCSDAGGTFRVSVEGIAATGTPLIGHSEFKVVLSN; translated from the coding sequence ATGTCGCGTTCGCGCTTGGTTGTTACCCTGTTAGGCAGTGTATTGATCCTGGCTTTGGTCTCCGCTTTTCGCCCCTCCGACGACGAAAGTTTTCTTCGGAAGATCGCGGCGCAATTGACAAAGTTCTACACCGGGGCCTTCCCCGAAAAGAGCTACCTGCACCTCGACAAACCGCTCTACGCCACTGGCGAAACCATCTGGTTTAAGGCCTACGTGGTCGATGCCTCGCAGCACCGCCCCGATACGCTGAGCCGCGTGGTCTACGTCGATCTGCTGTCGCCGACCCAGAAAGTGGTGATGCAGCGCGTGTTACGGCTCACCAACGGCACCGCCCACGGCGACTTTGCCCTCCCCGACACGCTGACGCAGGGCCTATATACCGTGCGCGCTTACACCAACTGGATGCGCAACCAGGGCCCCGAGTATTTCTTCACCAAGCAGATTCCGATCTGGCTGTCGGGGCTAGGGGCAACGGCCGTGCCTACCCGCCGCCTGACCAACGCCAAGTCTGTAAACCCCGGCGCGGTCGCGAAACCCGATGTGCAGTTTTTCCCGGAGGGCGGCAATCTGGTGGCCGGGCTGGAAAGCATCGTGGGCTTCAAGGCTACTGACGGCAGTGGGCACGGCCTCGACGTGGAAGGCTTCGTGGAAGACGAGCAGGGCACCAAAGTGGCCGTGTTTAGGAGCAAACGCCTGGGCATGGGCCGCTTTGCCTTCCGACCCGAAGCCGGCAAACGCTACAAAGCCAAAGCCAGTTGGCCCGGCGGAGCGGTGCAGGAATACTCACTCCCGGAAGTGCGCCCCACGGGCTTTGTGCTGAGCGCCGGCGAAGCCTTGGGATATATCAACGTTGCCATTCGGCGCAAGTCGGGAGCCGGAGTGCCGGCCGAACAGGTGGCGCTGGTGGCCCAAGTTCGGGGGCAGCTCGTCTACGCCGGGCGGGGGCAGCTCGACGACGAAGCCGGGTTTGTGGCACGGATTCCCAAAAGCAAATTCCCGGACGGCGTCGTGCATTTCACCTTGTTCGATGGGCAGCAAGCCGCGCAATGCGAACGCTTGATGTTTGTGCAAAGCGCTCAGAATATGCGTGTTACCATTACGCCGGATAAGCCCGTCTACGCAACCCGCGAGAAAGTAGACCTGAGCGTAGAAGTGGCCGATGCGCAGGGCAAGCCCGTAGCAGCGCAGCTTTCGCTGGCTGTAAACAATACCCAGTTGGTAGCCACCAACCCCGGTCAGGCCGACATCCGCACGCACCTGCTGCTCACATCCGACCTGAAAGGCTACGTTGAAGATCCGGGCTATTATTTCGCCTCCTTCAACTTTGAAACCAGTCAAGCCCTTGATAATCTGTTGCTTACCCAGGGGTGGCGCCGTTTCGTCTGGAAAGAGCTGCTGGCCGATCAGTTCCAGCCTTACGATTTTGCGCTGGAGCAAAGCCTGAGCATCGGCGGTCAGGTGCTACGGACGACTAACAAGCCTGCACCTGCTACCCAAGTAGTGCTGTTTCGTTCCAAGCCGACGGCCAGCATCTTGTTGACCGAAACCGGCCCAACGGGCCGGTTTATTTTTGGCGGCTTCGATGGCAAAGACACTGCCCGGATTGTGGTGTCGACCAAGCCGGGTAAAGGCATTCGCAACCCGGTCATCCGGCTCGACGGCCGTTGGCCGGCCGCGGCACCTTTGCTGGGAGCGCGGGCATTGGAAACAGACCTTCAGGCCATCGACTACCTCCAGCAAAGCCGCAAACAGCAAGTCGCTGACCAGCAGTATCATCCCGACCCAACCCGCCGCATCATGCTGGGCAACGTGACGGTGCAGGGCCGCAAAGTGGTACCGCCCGATGCCCGTCGCATTTACGGTACGCCCGATGCAGCAATCAGAGTGAGCCAGCTGCCCTTTGCAACAAGGAATTTCAGCGTATTTCAGATGTTACAGGGTCGGGTACCAGGCGTGGTCGTGAGTGGGTCGCCACCTTTTATGCGGGCCGAAATTCGGGGCGCGACTTCCATCATGGGCAGCAACGAACCGCTGTATCTGCTCGATGGTGTTACCGTCGATGCGGATGCCATCAATTCGCTCACCGTGGCCGAAGTGGAGAGCATTGAAGTGCTGAAAGGCCCTTCGGCTGCCATTTTCGGTAGCCGAGGCGCGGGCGGTGTCATTGCCGTCCTGACCAAGCGCGGCTCGTCGGACGACCTGCCGCGGGAATCGCAGCTGGCCCAAACCGTGACGGCCATCATTCCGAAGTACTACCAAGCCCGCGAGTTTTACGCTCCGAAGTACGATGGCTCGGCCAAATTGCCCCGCGATTCGGATTTTCGCAGCGCCACTTTGTACTGGAATCCCAACGTCGCTACCGATGCCACGGGCAAAGCACGCGTATCGTTTTACTGCTCCGATGCGGGCGGCACCTTCCGGGTTTCGGTCGAAGGAATAGCCGCCACTGGCACGCCGCTTATCGGCCACAGTGAATTTAAAGTAGTATTAAGTAATTGA